A single genomic interval of Planctomycetia bacterium harbors:
- a CDS encoding DUF1501 domain-containing protein, whose translation MLDIAESRNLVPAGRSRRSFLRIGSLCVGGLTCADMLRIESASAKAIRPQQKSIIMVYLPGGASHIDMYDMKPEAPAEYRGEFRPIKTNVAGLDVCELLPLHAKIADKFSIIRGIKTRGNHDPTELLTGIPASASGQIGSLRRPAIGCVVSKLRGADGPIPPYVSVSSHRLLPSYDDPEEPAYLGPAHRPFNIAGEVRQDLELSKEIRDRFHGRRELLRSLDRVGRDLPDMTTYNDRALEMLTTTQVREALDLTQEKQSVREAYGEGFDPKSQGLDLLRARRLAEAGVSLVSVGARFFGKQFGTIFDNGWDTHAGNFGLLRNKLPIYDRAVAALINDLHERGLSERVAVVIWSEFGRSPKIGDVTPDGRGHWPSAMCALVAGGGLKMGQVIGETDHRGERARFLPFGTQDVLATIYHTLGIDLRETIVDHNGRPQYLVDNGTPIAGLI comes from the coding sequence ATGCTCGATATCGCAGAGTCTCGCAACTTGGTTCCCGCCGGTCGGTCGCGGCGGAGTTTCTTGCGCATCGGTTCGTTGTGCGTCGGCGGATTGACTTGTGCAGACATGCTGCGGATTGAGTCGGCTTCGGCCAAAGCGATTCGGCCGCAACAGAAGTCGATCATCATGGTCTATCTGCCGGGCGGCGCGAGCCATATCGACATGTACGATATGAAGCCGGAAGCGCCGGCGGAATATCGGGGAGAGTTCCGCCCGATCAAGACCAACGTCGCAGGCCTCGACGTCTGCGAGTTGCTCCCTCTACACGCCAAGATCGCCGATAAGTTCTCGATCATTCGCGGTATTAAGACACGGGGAAATCACGACCCGACCGAGCTTTTGACCGGGATTCCCGCCTCGGCATCCGGCCAAATCGGCTCGCTCCGTCGCCCCGCGATCGGCTGCGTGGTAAGTAAGCTGCGCGGTGCCGATGGTCCGATCCCGCCCTACGTCAGCGTCTCGTCGCACAGGCTGCTTCCTTCGTACGACGATCCGGAAGAGCCGGCCTACCTCGGCCCGGCACATCGGCCGTTTAACATCGCCGGCGAAGTGCGGCAAGACTTGGAGTTGAGCAAAGAGATTCGCGATCGCTTTCATGGTCGACGCGAACTGCTCCGCTCGCTCGACCGTGTCGGTCGCGACCTGCCCGACATGACGACATACAACGATCGCGCGCTCGAAATGCTGACGACGACTCAGGTGCGCGAGGCGCTCGACCTGACTCAGGAAAAACAGTCGGTGCGCGAAGCCTACGGCGAAGGATTCGACCCGAAGTCTCAGGGGCTCGATCTGTTGCGCGCTCGGCGCTTGGCGGAGGCCGGCGTGTCGCTCGTATCCGTCGGTGCGCGCTTCTTCGGCAAGCAGTTCGGCACCATCTTCGACAACGGCTGGGACACGCACGCCGGCAACTTCGGCTTGCTCCGGAATAAACTTCCGATCTACGATCGCGCGGTCGCCGCTTTGATCAACGACCTCCACGAGCGCGGCCTTTCCGAGCGCGTGGCCGTAGTGATTTGGAGCGAGTTCGGTCGTTCGCCGAAAATCGGCGACGTCACTCCCGACGGTCGCGGCCACTGGCCGAGCGCGATGTGTGCGCTTGTCGCCGGCGGCGGCTTGAAGATGGGGCAAGTCATCGGCGAGACCGATCATCGTGGTGAGCGTGCCCGGTTCCTGCCGTTCGGAACGCAAGATGTGTTGGCGACGATCTACCACACGCTTGGCATCGATCTGCGCGAGACGATCGTCGACCATAACGGTCGCCCGCAGTATCTCGTCGACAATGGAACGCCGATCGCGGGCCTGATCTAA
- a CDS encoding DUF1501 domain-containing protein, whose protein sequence is MRYLQHAAFSRRIAVQAGAVGLLGLGMNHLDPLQALAKPGVDSEAANRLAPNGKARSVIYLFLSGGLSQIDSFDMKPDAPDQVRGEFKPIATSTPGVHICEHMPKLAARSDKWAVVRSMAHKEPEHSAGHMLMLSGRNMLPPGFSPNKPMPRDWPSIAAIANAVAPPLNNLPPAVVLPETLIHNTGRVIPGQFAGEMGSHRNPMFLEMCRFDSTAYGAYPTHAFHHATGKVTLDKFKFQAPNLSLPAEMSPDAFTSRLGLLNGLERQRRELDQYASEGPFDRHRQRAISLLTDPSTQRAFEVAHVDGKTQDRYGRNSFGWSCLIARQLVESGVRLVQVNLGNDETWDTHGNQFPNLKNYLFPPTDQAVSALLDDLDERGLLESTMIVMAGEMGRTPRISGIGKTYKEPGRDHWGTQSVFFAGGGVKGGQMIGTTDKIGAYPALQPETPESMGATIYHGLGLPRETSWQDPSGRPHFVYHGDPIRGLI, encoded by the coding sequence ATGCGTTACTTACAGCATGCCGCTTTCTCCAGACGCATTGCCGTGCAAGCCGGCGCGGTCGGTTTGCTCGGGCTCGGTATGAACCATCTCGATCCGCTCCAGGCCCTCGCCAAGCCGGGTGTCGATAGCGAAGCCGCTAACCGGCTCGCTCCGAACGGTAAAGCGCGGTCGGTCATCTATCTTTTTCTTTCGGGCGGCTTGTCGCAAATCGATAGCTTCGACATGAAGCCCGATGCTCCCGATCAGGTGCGGGGCGAATTCAAGCCGATCGCGACGTCGACTCCCGGTGTTCATATTTGCGAGCACATGCCGAAGCTCGCCGCGCGGAGCGACAAGTGGGCCGTCGTTCGATCGATGGCACACAAAGAGCCGGAGCATTCCGCCGGACACATGCTCATGTTGTCGGGGCGCAATATGCTGCCGCCGGGGTTCAGCCCGAACAAGCCGATGCCGCGCGATTGGCCGTCGATCGCCGCCATCGCGAACGCGGTCGCTCCTCCACTCAACAATCTGCCGCCCGCAGTCGTGCTGCCGGAGACGTTGATCCATAACACCGGTCGAGTGATCCCGGGCCAGTTCGCCGGCGAAATGGGTTCGCATCGCAACCCGATGTTCCTGGAGATGTGCCGTTTCGATTCGACCGCCTACGGGGCCTATCCTACGCATGCGTTTCATCATGCTACGGGAAAGGTCACGCTCGATAAGTTTAAGTTCCAAGCCCCCAATCTTTCGTTGCCGGCGGAGATGTCGCCGGACGCGTTTACGAGTCGCCTTGGGTTGTTGAACGGGCTCGAACGACAACGGCGCGAGCTCGATCAATATGCCTCCGAAGGACCGTTCGATCGCCATCGTCAACGCGCGATCTCGCTGCTCACCGACCCGAGCACGCAGCGCGCTTTCGAAGTCGCGCATGTCGACGGCAAGACGCAAGATCGTTACGGGCGCAACTCGTTCGGCTGGTCGTGCTTAATCGCTCGGCAGTTGGTCGAGTCGGGCGTACGGCTCGTGCAGGTCAACCTCGGCAACGATGAAACTTGGGACACGCACGGCAATCAATTTCCGAACCTCAAGAACTATTTGTTCCCGCCGACGGATCAGGCCGTTTCCGCGCTGCTCGACGATCTCGACGAGCGCGGGCTTCTCGAATCGACCATGATCGTGATGGCCGGCGAGATGGGGCGCACGCCGCGCATTTCGGGAATTGGGAAAACCTACAAAGAGCCGGGCCGCGACCACTGGGGAACGCAAAGCGTGTTCTTCGCCGGCGGCGGCGTGAAGGGTGGACAAATGATCGGCACGACGGATAAGATCGGTGCCTATCCCGCGCTGCAACCGGAGACGCCGGAATCGATGGGAGCGACGATTTACCACGGTCTCGGACTCCCGCGCGAAACATCCTGGCAAGATCCGTCGGGCCGTCCGCATTTCGTCTACCACGGCGATCCGATTCGCGGGTTGATCTAA
- a CDS encoding GNAT family N-acetyltransferase encodes MLVIRDATSADASRIVDFNSRMAWETEHKRLDPVILQAGVDAALRQPLYARYFVAESSATDQPELIGQLMITYEWSDWRNGLFWWIQSVYVREENRRSGVFRMLLDHVAMLARETPGTCGLRLYVEHENQAAIKTYERLGFAASGHVLYEIDWSQQSR; translated from the coding sequence ATGCTCGTGATTCGTGATGCAACCTCGGCCGACGCTTCGAGGATCGTCGACTTCAATAGTCGGATGGCGTGGGAAACCGAGCATAAACGGCTCGACCCTGTGATCTTACAAGCCGGCGTCGACGCGGCGTTGCGGCAACCGCTGTATGCGCGGTACTTCGTTGCCGAGAGTTCGGCTACAGACCAGCCCGAACTCATCGGGCAGTTGATGATCACTTACGAATGGAGCGATTGGCGCAACGGGCTATTTTGGTGGATCCAGAGCGTGTACGTGCGCGAAGAAAATCGCCGAAGCGGAGTGTTCCGGATGTTGCTCGACCATGTCGCAATGCTGGCCCGAGAAACGCCGGGCACTTGCGGGCTACGGCTCTACGTCGAGCATGAAAACCAGGCTGCGATTAAGACCTATGAGCGCCTCGGCTTTGCGGCCAGCGGCCATGTGCTCTACGAAATCGATTGGTCGCAGCAGTCGCGCTGA
- a CDS encoding DNA gyrase inhibitor YacG yields MPLVTCGICRKKFESTASATMPFCSVRCQQLDLGRWLGERYSFPTTRTDDENEADENQTGEASEAADESE; encoded by the coding sequence ATGCCTCTCGTTACGTGCGGAATCTGTCGCAAGAAGTTCGAGTCGACGGCGTCGGCGACGATGCCGTTCTGTAGCGTTCGCTGCCAGCAACTCGATCTCGGCCGGTGGCTCGGCGAACGGTATTCGTTCCCGACGACTCGCACCGACGACGAAAACGAAGCCGACGAAAACCAAACCGGCGAAGCATCGGAAGCGGCCGACGAATCCGAATAG
- a CDS encoding zinc ribbon domain-containing protein, producing MPTYDYVCDACDHKFEEFQAMKDEPLTKCPKCKKKKLRRLFGAGGAIVFKGSGFYQTDYRSDSYKKSAAADKAAGSSDSSGGSSSSGGSSGKSDSGKSDSGKSSGGGDK from the coding sequence ATGCCGACCTACGACTACGTTTGCGACGCCTGCGACCACAAGTTCGAAGAATTTCAAGCGATGAAAGACGAGCCGCTGACGAAATGCCCGAAGTGCAAAAAGAAGAAGCTTCGTCGCTTGTTCGGCGCCGGGGGAGCGATAGTCTTCAAAGGTTCCGGCTTCTATCAAACCGACTACCGCAGCGATTCGTATAAGAAGAGCGCAGCCGCGGACAAGGCGGCCGGCTCGTCGGACTCGTCCGGAGGAAGTTCGTCGAGCGGCGGCTCCTCCGGCAAGAGTGATTCGGGCAAAAGCGATTCCGGTAAGAGCTCCGGTGGCGGCGACAAGTAG
- the grpE gene encoding nucleotide exchange factor GrpE: MNEEIKINKDTRNDDAETDEAPVDVRIAQLAAEANEAKDRALRAQAELDNVRKRLRKEMDDERRYALMPLVTDLLPVVDNIGRALTAAEKSADASSLLTGVKLVAQQLEAILARHHTVKIEAQGKPFDPNVHAAIMQQPTDEYPPNTVVMVAQEGYQLHDRVVRPSQVIVSSSPPNA; the protein is encoded by the coding sequence ATGAACGAGGAAATAAAAATCAATAAAGATACACGCAACGACGACGCGGAAACCGACGAAGCGCCGGTCGATGTGCGCATCGCCCAGCTTGCGGCCGAAGCCAACGAAGCCAAAGACCGTGCGCTACGCGCGCAAGCGGAGTTGGACAACGTGCGCAAGCGGCTGCGCAAAGAGATGGACGATGAGCGCCGCTATGCCTTGATGCCGCTCGTCACCGACTTGCTGCCCGTCGTCGACAACATCGGCCGCGCGCTCACTGCCGCCGAAAAAAGCGCCGATGCTTCAAGCCTGCTTACCGGCGTGAAGCTCGTCGCGCAGCAACTCGAAGCGATCTTGGCTCGTCACCACACCGTAAAGATCGAAGCGCAAGGGAAGCCGTTCGATCCGAACGTGCATGCGGCCATCATGCAACAGCCGACCGACGAATATCCGCCGAACACGGTCGTCATGGTCGCTCAAGAAGGGTATCAGTTGCATGATCGGGTCGTGCGGCCGTCGCAAGTGATCGTTTCGAGCTCGCCGCCGAACGCTTAG
- the dnaJ gene encoding molecular chaperone DnaJ produces the protein MATKRCYYEVLELTRTASDGEISAAYRKCAIKFHPDKNPGDSEAVGRFKEAAEAYEVLSDKDKRGRYDRLGHAGVDGPQGGSPHFGDVNDIFEAFGGIFGDMFGGASGGGRSRGGRRTQQGGDVRADVTLDLREAARGCKKDIQISRHAKCDDCHGTGARKGSKPETCRYCAGKGQVIQSTGIFRVQTTCPSCHGAGTIVSDPCGECRGEGYVIERVTREVQIPAGVDNGTRLRISGEGDPSPGNGPAGDCYCFITVREHSLFQRDGQNLICAMPVSYSQAALGATIEVPTLDGRDDLKIPAGTQPGAVFRLKGKGMPDPRVRGKGDLLVQIQVEIPAKLTKRQEQLLRELAEEEKSNVSPQRKSFFDKLKDYITGDEASEE, from the coding sequence ATGGCGACGAAACGCTGTTATTACGAAGTCTTGGAACTCACGCGTACGGCGTCCGACGGCGAGATCTCGGCCGCTTATCGTAAGTGTGCGATCAAGTTTCATCCGGATAAGAATCCCGGCGACAGCGAAGCGGTCGGTCGTTTCAAGGAAGCAGCCGAAGCTTACGAAGTCCTGAGCGATAAAGATAAGCGCGGCCGATACGATCGCTTAGGACATGCCGGAGTCGATGGGCCTCAAGGAGGCTCGCCCCATTTCGGCGACGTCAACGACATCTTCGAAGCGTTCGGCGGGATCTTCGGCGATATGTTCGGCGGCGCGAGCGGTGGAGGCCGGAGCCGCGGCGGAAGACGAACGCAGCAAGGGGGCGACGTTCGTGCGGATGTGACCCTCGATCTGCGCGAAGCGGCCCGCGGCTGTAAAAAAGATATTCAAATCTCGCGCCATGCGAAGTGCGACGACTGCCACGGCACCGGCGCTCGCAAAGGAAGTAAGCCCGAGACGTGCCGCTATTGCGCCGGCAAAGGGCAAGTCATTCAATCGACCGGTATCTTCCGCGTACAGACGACTTGCCCTTCTTGCCACGGAGCCGGAACGATCGTCAGCGATCCTTGCGGCGAGTGTCGCGGCGAAGGGTACGTGATCGAACGGGTTACGCGCGAGGTGCAGATTCCCGCGGGAGTCGACAACGGAACTCGCCTCCGCATCTCAGGCGAGGGAGATCCGAGCCCCGGCAACGGACCTGCCGGCGATTGCTACTGCTTCATTACGGTGCGCGAGCATTCGCTGTTTCAACGGGACGGCCAGAACCTGATATGTGCGATGCCGGTGAGCTATTCGCAAGCCGCACTCGGGGCGACTATCGAAGTGCCGACGCTCGACGGACGCGACGACTTGAAGATTCCCGCCGGCACCCAACCCGGCGCGGTGTTTCGTCTCAAGGGAAAAGGAATGCCCGACCCTCGCGTGCGCGGCAAGGGAGACCTGTTGGTGCAAATCCAAGTCGAAATCCCTGCGAAACTCACGAAGCGTCAGGAACAACTGTTGCGTGAGTTGGCCGAGGAAGAGAAGTCGAACGTCAGTCCGCAACGAAAGAGCTTTTTCGACAAGCTGAAAGACTACATCACGGGCGACGAAGCTAGCGAGGAATAA
- the groL gene encoding chaperonin GroEL (60 kDa chaperone family; promotes refolding of misfolded polypeptides especially under stressful conditions; forms two stacked rings of heptamers to form a barrel-shaped 14mer; ends can be capped by GroES; misfolded proteins enter the barrel where they are refolded when GroES binds), with amino-acid sequence MAKQLLFDDLARAKMLKGVEKLANAVAVTMGPTGRNVIIDKSFGGPTVTKDGVTVSKEIDLEDRFENMGAKLVNEVASKTSDIAGDGTTTATVLARAIFKEGLRNIVAGSNPTAIRRGIDKAVDAAVAYLQSIAKPVSSKAEIAQIGAISANNDKEIGDLLADVMEKVGKDGVITVEEGKGTDTTKELVEGMQFDKGFISPYFVNRPAEMDCELNDAYILLYEKKISNIRDLVPILEKISTSGKPLLIIAEDVEGDALAALVVNKLRGVLNICAVKAPGFGDRRKAMLADIATLTGGTFVSEDLGIKLESVELAHLGRAKQITIDKNDTTIVQGSGKPADIQTRIQQIRNQIEATESEYDREKFQERLAKLTGGVAIISVGANSEADMKQKKARVEDALHATRAAVEEGILPGGGVALVRCAPAVEKARAAAKGDERIGVDIILHCLSAPMKQIADNCGIDGSVIVDEVSQKAQNIGYDANKGEYVDMFKAGIIDPLKVVRSALSNAASISALMLTTEALVTNFDKEDKKTKIEGSVR; translated from the coding sequence GTGGCAAAGCAGTTGCTCTTCGACGATCTGGCCCGCGCCAAGATGCTTAAAGGCGTGGAAAAGTTAGCCAACGCCGTGGCTGTGACGATGGGCCCGACCGGCCGCAACGTCATCATCGACAAATCGTTCGGCGGTCCGACCGTGACGAAAGACGGCGTGACCGTCAGCAAGGAAATCGACTTGGAAGATCGCTTCGAAAACATGGGCGCTAAGCTCGTGAACGAAGTCGCTTCGAAGACATCCGACATCGCCGGCGACGGCACGACGACCGCGACGGTCCTCGCTCGCGCGATCTTCAAAGAAGGTCTCCGTAACATCGTGGCCGGCAGCAATCCGACTGCGATTCGTCGCGGGATCGACAAGGCCGTCGACGCCGCCGTGGCTTATCTGCAATCGATCGCCAAGCCGGTTTCAAGTAAGGCTGAGATCGCCCAAATCGGTGCGATCAGCGCCAACAACGACAAGGAAATCGGCGATCTGTTGGCTGACGTCATGGAGAAGGTCGGTAAAGACGGCGTGATCACGGTCGAAGAAGGCAAGGGAACGGATACCACTAAGGAACTCGTCGAGGGAATGCAGTTCGATAAGGGGTTCATCTCGCCGTACTTCGTCAATCGTCCGGCCGAGATGGATTGCGAACTCAACGACGCCTACATTTTGCTCTACGAAAAGAAGATCTCGAACATTCGCGATCTGGTGCCGATCTTGGAAAAGATCAGCACCTCGGGCAAGCCCCTCTTGATCATCGCCGAAGACGTCGAAGGGGATGCCCTCGCCGCTTTGGTCGTGAACAAGCTGCGCGGCGTGTTGAACATCTGTGCGGTCAAGGCTCCGGGCTTCGGCGATCGTCGTAAGGCGATGCTGGCCGATATCGCCACGCTGACCGGCGGCACGTTCGTCAGCGAAGACCTCGGCATCAAGCTCGAAAGCGTCGAGCTTGCTCACCTCGGTCGCGCCAAGCAAATCACGATCGACAAGAACGACACCACGATCGTACAAGGCTCGGGCAAGCCGGCCGACATTCAAACGCGCATCCAACAGATTCGCAATCAGATCGAAGCCACCGAAAGCGAATACGATCGCGAGAAGTTCCAAGAGCGGCTCGCCAAGCTTACCGGAGGCGTCGCCATTATCTCGGTCGGTGCGAATAGCGAAGCCGACATGAAGCAAAAGAAGGCCCGCGTCGAAGACGCTCTGCATGCTACGCGTGCGGCCGTCGAAGAAGGAATTCTGCCGGGCGGCGGGGTCGCTCTCGTCCGTTGTGCTCCGGCCGTTGAAAAGGCTCGTGCTGCGGCCAAGGGAGATGAGCGGATCGGTGTAGATATCATTCTGCATTGCCTCTCGGCTCCGATGAAGCAAATCGCCGACAACTGCGGGATCGACGGTTCCGTGATCGTCGATGAAGTGAGCCAAAAGGCTCAGAACATCGGCTACGACGCCAACAAGGGCGAGTATGTCGACATGTTCAAGGCCGGCATCATCGACCCGTTGAAGGTCGTTCGTAGTGCCCTGAGCAACGCGGCGAGCATCTCGGCTTTGATGCTCACCACCGAGGCTTTGGTGACGAACTTCGACAAGGAAGATAAGAAGACGAAGATCGAAGGTTCGGTTCGCTAG
- the groES gene encoding co-chaperone GroES, whose protein sequence is MAKVNLRPLDDRVVVEPQEAEQVTAGGIVLPDAAKEKPQRGKVVAVGPGKLLDSGDRGTLSVAVGDEVIYGKYSGTEIEVEGREVKILRENDILAKVI, encoded by the coding sequence ATGGCTAAAGTCAATCTTCGTCCGCTGGATGATCGTGTCGTCGTCGAACCGCAAGAGGCCGAACAAGTCACGGCCGGCGGCATCGTGTTGCCGGACGCCGCCAAAGAGAAGCCGCAACGTGGCAAGGTCGTGGCAGTCGGTCCGGGCAAGTTGCTCGATAGCGGCGACCGCGGCACGCTGAGCGTCGCCGTCGGCGACGAAGTGATTTACGGCAAATACTCGGGCACCGAGATCGAAGTCGAAGGACGCGAAGTCAAGATCCTGCGTGAGAACGACATTCTCGCGAAGGTCATCTAG
- the groL gene encoding chaperonin GroEL (60 kDa chaperone family; promotes refolding of misfolded polypeptides especially under stressful conditions; forms two stacked rings of heptamers to form a barrel-shaped 14mer; ends can be capped by GroES; misfolded proteins enter the barrel where they are refolded when GroES binds) — MVFSDDARQPLLAGVSKLARAVRSTLGPRGRNAVLDKGWGSPKVTKDGVTVAEDIDLDDPYENLGARLVKEAASKTNDVAGDGTTTATILSEAIFREGLKMIAAGADPMALSRGIAKAVEAVIEQIKKMATPINEKNKSELKQIATIAGNNDSAIGEVLADAFIKVGKDGVITVEEGKQSETSVEVVEGMQFDRGYLSPHFVTNPDNQTVELENCQILIYEDKISNVKTLVPLLEAVSKSGKPLLIIAEDVDGEALATLVVNKMRGILNVCAVKAPGYGDRRKAILGDLATLTGGTAIFKDLGIQLDAVKLTDLGRAKKILIDGENTTVISGAGKKADIEGRADQIRREITVTDSEYDREKLQERLAKLAGGVAQINCGAVTETEMKERKALLEDAKCAVKAALEEGIVPGGGVALLRCEKAIDALKLEGDAGLGAKIIRNVLDNPLRCIAQNAGLDGGVVVNRVRQLKGKNEGYDADKNVYCDLIAAGIVDPAKVVRTALQNAASVASLLLTTESLITDIPKDDDGDDHGGHDHHGGGGGMGGMDMGGMGGMGGMGMGM, encoded by the coding sequence ATGGTATTTAGTGACGACGCTCGTCAGCCCCTTCTAGCCGGTGTCTCGAAATTGGCGCGTGCCGTTCGCAGCACGCTCGGCCCTCGCGGCCGCAACGCCGTACTCGACAAAGGCTGGGGCTCCCCGAAGGTCACGAAAGACGGCGTCACCGTCGCCGAGGATATCGACCTCGATGACCCGTACGAAAACCTGGGCGCTCGGCTTGTGAAAGAAGCGGCCAGCAAGACGAACGACGTTGCCGGCGACGGCACGACGACCGCCACGATCCTCTCGGAAGCGATCTTCCGTGAAGGTTTGAAGATGATCGCCGCCGGTGCCGACCCGATGGCCCTGTCGCGCGGCATCGCCAAGGCGGTCGAGGCCGTGATCGAACAGATCAAGAAGATGGCGACTCCGATCAACGAAAAGAACAAGTCGGAGCTCAAGCAAATCGCCACGATCGCCGGCAACAACGACTCCGCCATCGGCGAAGTTTTGGCCGATGCCTTCATCAAGGTCGGTAAAGACGGCGTCATCACGGTCGAAGAAGGTAAGCAATCCGAGACCAGCGTCGAAGTGGTCGAAGGGATGCAGTTCGACCGCGGCTACCTCTCGCCGCACTTCGTCACGAATCCCGACAACCAAACCGTCGAGCTCGAGAACTGTCAGATCTTGATCTACGAAGACAAGATCTCGAACGTCAAGACTTTGGTGCCGCTGCTCGAAGCGGTCAGCAAGTCGGGCAAGCCGCTCTTGATCATCGCCGAAGACGTCGACGGCGAAGCCTTGGCGACGTTGGTCGTCAATAAGATGCGCGGCATCTTGAACGTCTGTGCCGTGAAGGCGCCGGGCTACGGCGATCGTCGTAAGGCGATCCTCGGCGATCTCGCCACGCTCACCGGCGGCACCGCGATCTTCAAAGATCTCGGCATTCAACTCGACGCCGTGAAGCTCACCGATCTCGGTCGGGCCAAGAAGATTTTGATCGACGGCGAAAACACGACGGTCATTTCCGGAGCCGGCAAGAAGGCCGACATCGAAGGCCGTGCCGATCAGATTCGTCGCGAGATCACCGTGACCGACAGCGAATACGATCGTGAGAAGCTCCAAGAGCGGCTCGCGAAGCTCGCCGGCGGCGTGGCTCAGATCAATTGCGGTGCCGTTACCGAAACCGAAATGAAGGAACGCAAAGCGTTGCTCGAAGACGCCAAGTGCGCCGTGAAGGCCGCGCTGGAAGAAGGAATCGTTCCCGGCGGCGGCGTAGCCTTGCTCCGTTGCGAGAAGGCGATCGACGCTTTGAAGCTCGAAGGAGATGCCGGCCTCGGTGCGAAGATCATTCGCAATGTGCTCGACAACCCGCTCCGTTGCATCGCGCAAAACGCCGGTCTGGACGGCGGCGTGGTCGTCAACCGCGTTCGTCAGCTCAAGGGGAAGAACGAAGGCTACGATGCCGACAAGAACGTCTATTGCGACCTCATCGCGGCAGGCATCGTCGATCCGGCTAAGGTCGTTCGCACCGCGTTGCAAAACGCCGCGAGCGTCGCCTCCCTCTTGCTCACGACCGAATCGCTGATCACCGACATTCCGAAAGACGACGATGGCGACGACCACGGCGGCCACGATCACCACGGCGGTGGCGGCGGCATGGGCGGAATGGACATGGGTGGCATGGGCGGAATGGGTGGCATGGGAATGGGCATGTAA